The genomic window TGATTTTTCATAGAATTACTTGCTCTTTGAAAATTATATAAGTTTGAATGTTTTATTGTATGGCAAATAAGCCTACAATAGCATTGATTTTTTGCAGGTTAATCAAAGGTATTAAATTTAATTAAGATGCTGAAAACCAAGAGTTTTTAGAAAAGCTATCGCTGGCGAAGCCGGCAACTTCTGCTGGAGTACAGTTATTTAATGATCCATGTGGTCTAATAAAGTTATAGTGAAAGATAAATAAATATATAAGGTTATTAGCTTTTTGAAAAGAGTTGAATCCTTTCTTGGTTTTATACCAGGCTTTAAATGTTTTATTAAATGATTCAATTAAATTATTATTTGTATCACTAGACATTGGAGCTACAGGAATATGAGTTGTATTGGGCAATAGCGTAGCCACGGCTTCATTATATGAAGGTAATCTATCAGTTATAAAATTAGCTGGTTCACCAAATTTTTTAGCTTCATTTACCAATGCGTATGCTGAATCAGAACTTCTAGATTTAGTTAAATGAAATGCTAAAATAAATCTAGTTTCTGAATCAATAGCTAACCAAAGGTAGTATCTTTCACCATTAATAAATACTACTGTTTCATCAGCGTGCCAATCGTCAGATTGTAAGTTTAAACTAGCTTTAAATTTATCAGCCTTTTGTTTAAAGAAAGGTGCAAATTTATTAGTCCAACTGGCTATCGTGACATGAGATACTTTAATTCCAGAGTTAATCATCAAGAATTGAGAAATGGCTCTTGTTGATGAATTATTTAAAAAATATAGTGTTAATGCAGTTAGTATTACATGTAGCGGAAAACGCATTCCTTTCATTGAAAGGGAACCACTAACTAATTCACTAGAAGCTGTATCAATATTGGTGGTGTGATGTTTTACTATTATGTGATTACACTTCTTGTTATTGCACTTATAGCGATTGTAATGTTTATATGCATGATGTAAGTAAGTTCCCTTACCGCATCTAGGACATTTAGGATTATTTAGTTTAGGACGTCCGTCACCGTCGCCTAGGACGAATTGGCGCTTACACTGCTTACATTGATACTTTTGTTTAGCCTGCTTATTCATACCAAACTTATATAGTTTATCAGAATTACAGCGTGGGCATTTTATATTAGTTTTGCTCATTGTTCTTCTCTCCTTTTCGAAGGGGGTATTATTTAGTCTTGCAAACCTATTGTATTTCCTTGGGTTGAGAAGAGCAATGTTCATATAACTTAACAGATCGCATTTTAGCTTAAGGAGAAAAAAATGAGTTTAAATGAAAAATATTTAGAAGAAAAAATTAAACACTTAAAAAAGGCAATAGAAATTGTAGGTGGAAATAATTTATTAGAAAATAAATTCAGTAATTCAGAAGAATTATTAAAATATATAGTTGAAAGTGCTTTTAAAGAAGAAAAAATAGAATTTGAAGTAGAAAACAAAAAGTTTACTATAAAAGCCCTTATGGAAATAAAAGTTCAATATGAAAAACATTTAATAAGAAGTAGATCTAAAGTAATTCAAGGAATAACATATAAAATAAAAAAATATAATACTTCTTTAGATTCTTTAGTTAGAAAATATAAAAAAAGTAATAACATTAATGAGTATAACGAAATAAAAAATCAAATAATAAAAACATATAGAATGGATATTAATTTATACATATTAAAAGAAATAAATGAATTAATAATAAATGATATTAGAATAGCAGATGAAATAGATTTTTATGGACCTTATCTTTCAGAGAAAAGAGAACAATTAATTATTAATATAATGAGAAATATTGGAGTAAATTAAAATATAACACTTAGATTACTAAAATCTAAGTGTTATATTTTAATTTAGGAAGGGATAGAGTATAGTGAAGTTTTATTATAGAGATGAATTGATAGAATTTGTTATTGTATATAGAGATAGAAAAACCTTATCAATACAAATAGATATGGATGGAAAAGTAAAAGTTATTTCTCCTAAAAGTTTTCATGAAAAATATATATTAAGTATTGTTGAAACAAAAGGAAAATGGATATTAAATAAATTAAATTTAATAAAAAGTAGAAAAAATAGAATTCCTAGCTACAAATATATAAATGGTGAAAGATATTTATATTTAGGAGAATATTATAATTTAGTAATAAAAAAAGGTAGTTTTAACACAGAATATGCTAATATCCTATCTTTAGGGAAGTTATTAGAAGTAAAAATTAATTCCATTGAAAATATAAGAGGTATATTAGAAAAATTTTATAGATATGAATCATTTAAAATTATTAATGAAAGAGTCGAATACTATAAAAGATATTTTAGAATTAAACCAAAACAAATAAAAGTTAAGGAACAGAAAAGAATATGGGCAAGTTGTACTTTTGAAAATAAGTTATTATTTAATTGGAGATTATCAATGATGCCTATAGATGTAATTGATTATATAATTATTCATGAAATGTGTCAT from Clostridium septicum includes these protein-coding regions:
- a CDS encoding M48 family metallopeptidase; its protein translation is MKFYYRDELIEFVIVYRDRKTLSIQIDMDGKVKVISPKSFHEKYILSIVETKGKWILNKLNLIKSRKNRIPSYKYINGERYLYLGEYYNLVIKKGSFNTEYANILSLGKLLEVKINSIENIRGILEKFYRYESFKIINERVEYYKRYFRIKPKQIKVKEQKRIWASCTFENKLLFNWRLSMMPIDVIDYIIIHEMCHMEYKNHSKEFWNDVYRVMPNYKEKEMWLKENGCIVNL
- a CDS encoding IS6 family transposase is translated as MSKTNIKCPRCNSDKLYKFGMNKQAKQKYQCKQCKRQFVLGDGDGRPKLNNPKCPRCGKGTYLHHAYKHYNRYKCNNKKCNHIIVKHHTTNIDTASSELVSGSLSMKGMRFPLHVILTALTLYFLNNSSTRAISQFLMINSGIKVSHVTIASWTNKFAPFFKQKADKFKASLNLQSDDWHADETVVFINGERYYLWLAIDSETRFILAFHLTKSRSSDSAYALVNEAKKFGEPANFITDRLPSYNEAVATLLPNTTHIPVAPMSSDTNNNLIESFNKTFKAWYKTKKGFNSFQKANNLIYLFIFHYNFIRPHGSLNNCTPAEVAGFASDSFSKNSWFSAS